A DNA window from Aspergillus nidulans FGSC A4 chromosome V contains the following coding sequences:
- the azgA gene encoding protein azgA (transcript_id=CADANIAT00003024) → MGYAEWIGRTNAAVARSPVGRWFRLEGSGHPRERKGAYFFTELRAGLATFFAMAYIISVNANITSDTGGTCVCPAEDLATACDNNTEYLLCKQEVNRDLVTATAAIAAIASFFLGLLANLPVALAPGMGLNAYFAYTVVGHHGTGLIPYSLAVTAVFVEGWIFLGLTLLGIRQWLARAIPASIKLATGAGIGLYLTLIGLSYSAGLGVVQGGTSSPIQLAGCASDTFGDDGLCPSSEKMRNPTMWIGIFCGGVFTVFLMMYRVKGAVIAGILLVSIISWPRPTPVTYFPHTETGDSSFDFFKKVVTFHPIQHTLVAQEWNISSNGGQFGLALITFLYVDILDATGTLYSMAKFAGAMDERTQDFEGSAMAYMVDAICISIGSLFGSPPVTAFVESGAGISEGGKTGLTSCMTGICFFIAVFFAPIFASIPPWATGSTLVIVGSMMMHATLEINWRYLGDAVPAFLTISLMPFTYSIADGLIAGILSYILINGGVWIVAKLTGGRISPPNREEEHEPWTWKIPGGFFPPWLVRAVHGKKDFWRAEDDANDLSLGVMPHGSLSSQDRAGEKLASSKEQVTEK, encoded by the exons ATGGGGTACGCTGAGTGGATTGGCCGTACCAATGCGGCCGTGGCTCGTAGCCCGGTCGGTCGCTGGTTTCGCTTGGAGGGGTCCGGTCAT CCCCGCGAGCGAAAAGGCGCGTACTTCTTCACCGAATTGCGTGCCGGCCTTGCCACCTTCTTCGCTATGGCCTACATTATTTCCGTGAACGCCAATATCACGAG TGATACAGGAGGAACATGTGTCTGTCCAGCCGAAGACCTCGCAACGGCGTGCGACAACAACACCGAGTACCTCCTATGCAAGCAGGAGGTTAACCGTGATCTGGTGACTGCAACGGCGGCGATCGCCGCCATTgcgagcttcttcctcggtctTCTCGCGAATCTGCCCGTCGCTCTGGCCCCGGGAATGGGTCTCAACGCGTACTTTGCCTATACTGTCGTTGGTCATCATGGTACCGGATTGATCCCCTACAGTCTTGCAGTGACTGCGGTTTTCGTCGAGGGCTGGATTTTCCTCGGTTTGACTTTACTCGGTATCCGGCAGTGGCTTGCTCGTGCCATTCCCGCCTCGATTAAACTCGCGACCGGCGCCGGTATTGGATTGTACCTGACGCTGATCGGTCTCAGCTATAGTGCCGGTCTTGGAGTTGTGCAGGGGGGTACAAGCAGCCCTATTCAGTTAGCCGGCTGCGCGTCAGATACGTTCGGCGACGACGGGTTGTGTCCTTCGTCCGAAAAAATGCGCAATCCCACAATGTGGATTGGTATCTTTTGCGGCGGTGTTTTCACTGTCTTCTTGATGATGTATAGGGTCAAGGGTGCAGTGATTGCTGGTATCCTGCTTGTCTCGATCATCTCATGGCCGCGTCCGACCCCAGTTACCTATTTCCCCCACACAGAAACCGGTGACAGCTCGTTTGATTTCTTCAAGAAAGTCGTCACCTTCCATCCGATTCAGCATACTCTGGTGGCGCAGGAATGGAATATCTCCAGTAATGGTGGACAGTTTGGCCTCGCATTGATCACGTTCTTG TACGTCGACATTCTCGACGCTACGGGTACATTATACTCAATGGCCAAGTTTGCTGGCGCCATGGACGAGCGCACCCAGGATTTTGAAGGCAGTGCTATGGCTTAT ATGGTCGACGCAATCTGCATTTCCATCGGTTCTTTGTTCGGTTCTCCGCCTGTTACAGCATTCGTCGAGAGCGGTGCTGGTATTTCGGAAGGTGGAAAGACCGGTCTGACATCATGTATGACCGGtatctgcttcttcatcgccgtCTTCTTTGCGCCTATCTTCGCCTCGATTCCTCCATGGGCCACTGGCAGTACATTGGTCATTGTCGGCTCCATGATGATGCATGCGACACTCGAGATCAACTGGCGGTATCTTGGAGACGCGGTTCCCGCGTTCTTGACGATTTCGCTCATGCCATTCACCTACAGCATTGCCGACGGCCTGATCGCCGGTATCTTGAGCtacatcctcatcaacggaGGTGTGTGGATTGTTGCCAAGTTGACTGGAGGCCGGATTTCTCCTCCTAACCGCGAGGAGGAGCACGAGCCGTGGACCTGGAAAATCCCAGGAGGATTTTTCCCGCCATGGCTGGTGCGTGCGGTTCATGGGAAGAAGGACTTCTGGCGGGCTGAAGATGATGCCAATGATCTTAGCCTTGGCGTCATGCCTCACGGGTCGCTCTCGTCGCAGGATCGCGCGGGCGAGAAACTTGCATCCTCAAAGGAACAGGTCACGGAGAAATAG
- a CDS encoding uncharacterized protein (transcript_id=CADANIAT00003023) has protein sequence MIIYTGYMQIGDHNVAIACLPAEITGKASAATVARDMIRSFPAMRFGLMVGVGGGAPYYGVRGNNGFLATKEEGNPDDSEDSEDGSEDIRDIRLGDVVISLHSKSSEAVVQYDFGKSLQEKEFLRSGGALNKPPSIVLSAIGVLKAQHQLEGHKICQTLAEMVSRYPALAKKFQYPGSQKDYLFKSDFVHKAGRRTCKTCRSSDSNLVKRPNRPDNSPRLHYGTIGSADQVINDAILRDKWAREEKVICFEMEAAG, from the exons ATGATCATTTATACCGGCTACATGCA AATCGGCGATCACAATGTTGCGATTGCATGTTTGCCGGCAGAAATCACAGGCAAGGCGTCTGCTGCGACTGTTGCTAGAGACATGATCCGCAGTTTCCCAGCGATGAGATTTGGGTTGATGGTTGGAGTCGGCGGTGGAGCACCATATTATGGTGTGCGAGGAAATAATGGGTTTCTGGCCACGAAAGAGGAGGGAAACCCCGACGATTCTGAAGACTCTGAAGATGGTTCAGAAGATATACGTGACATCCGGCTTGGTGACGTTGTGATAAGCCTTCACTCGAAGTCTTCTGAAGCTGTTGTGCAGTATGATTTTGGGAAGTCACTGCAGGAAAAGGAGTTTCTACGAAGCGGCGGCGCCCTGAATAAACCTCCAAGCATTGTTTTGAGCGCCATCGGTGtcctcaaagcccagcaTCAGTTGGAAGGGCATAAGATCTGTCAAACATTGGCAGAGATGGTGTCACGCTATCCAGCACTCGCAAAAAAGTTTCAATATCCTGGATCTCAGAAGGACTATCTCTTTAAGTCAGATTTCGTTCACAAAGCAGGGAGAAGGACATGTAAGACTTGTCGCAGCTCGGATAGCAACCTTGTGAAGAGGCCAAATCGCCCTGACAACTCTCCACGATTACACTACGGGACCATCGGGTCAGCAGATCAAGTGATAAATGACGCCATACTAAGAGATAAATGGGCACGCGAGGAGAAAGTTATTTGCTTTGAAATGGAGGCTGCCGGTTAG
- a CDS encoding DJ-1/PfpI family protein (transcript_id=CADANIAT00003016): MGAVIVRAVICLVCLAWPGATAQGAPSLSYLSKVTDLVLNHEPDPLTLSPTPSPSLTFTLPPTIVPNPPTKYGVVLFPAFEMLDVFGPLEVLSWAARLHEKLDLYLLAETLDPVTTQPQSAAMNTFNSSFFPTVNPTHTFDDNPELDVLIVPGGLGTRNPNMDRTLQFISSTYPRVQYLITVCTGSALVAQTGILDGRRATTNKASWDSVIVNGPNTTWVPEARWVVDGNIWTSSGISAGIDATLAFVAELYGKENATVISEYMEYEWHEDSDWDPYAEIWGVV, from the coding sequence ATGGGGGCCGTCATTGTTCGAGCTGTGATCTGCCTCGTCTGCCTTGCGTGGCCTGGTGCCACTGCTCAAGGTGCTCCCTCTCTCTCGTATTTGTCAAAAGTTACTGACCTGGTACTGAACCATGAGCCAGACCCTCTCACTCTCTCTCCCACCCCCTCTCCCAGTCTCACTTTCACTCTCCCTCCCACGATAGTTCCCAACCCACCGACAAAATATGGCGTCGTTCTCTTTCCTGCCTTCGAGATGCTTGACGTCTTCGGCCCCCTTGAAGTACTCTCCTGGGCTGCACGGCTGCACGAAAAGCTGGATCTCTACCTGCTCGCCGAGACACTGGACCCCGTCACCACACAGCCGCAGAGCGCTGCAATGAACACATTTAATTCGTCGTTCTTTCCGACCGTTAACCCAACACATACGTTCGATGATAACCCTGAGCTGGATGTGCTCATCGTGCCCGGTGGGCTGGGGACGCGCAACCCTAACATGGACCGGACCCTGCAGTTCATCAGCTCCACTTATCCAAGAGTGCAGTATCTGATCACCGTCTGCACAGGGTCAGCGCTGGTCGCCCAGACGGGGATCCTAGACGGGCGCCGCGCAACGACGAACAAAGCATCCTGGGACTCTGTCATCGTTAATGGGCCGAATACTACCTGGGTCCCGGAGGCTAGATGGGTAGTTGACGGCAATATCTGGACTTCTTCCGGCATCTCGGCGGGGATCGATGCGACATTGGCGTTTGTGGCCGAGTTATATGGAAAAGAGAACGCAACGGTAATCAGTGAGTATATGGAGTACGAATGGCATGAGGACAGCGACTGGGATCCGTATGCGGAGATCTGGGGAGTCGTATAG
- a CDS encoding Zn(II)2Cys6 transcription factor (transcript_id=CADANIAT00003018), producing the protein MPTGVQKPTRRFHKKSRTGCTQCRSRRIKCDETHPVCRNCQRAGMVCHYTVQSSPNTGAAQSIPGPLSLPESRTSFDMLDLTLMHHYTAVTSVSLFGEEQKELWQAEVPTMACSSPLLMHGLLATAALHMAFFCKDSPSAFINRALHHHSLGLELFNAEISTLSAENGKSPLLFTFGLILVIWAYASPTLPNAVTTTADESDLDTLLSSLDLVRGNKIIFEISAEIILSQPIGRFLKPLEEFARPRALPQPIQAALTDLRKNVDDFVESMAIDQLERYLLDTVSTSANDMRRPLGWPALAEAPFWERVRKHRPAALLIFMHYAIILAYYEPRTWWMQGWSERLVGAVNHVLVKQDKNRPDWGFCAGRPERNRRTAAVKPSSDSVAPRLILP; encoded by the exons ATGCCAACCGGAGTACAAAAGCCTACCCGTCGTTTTCATAAGAAATCCCGCACCGGTTGTACGCAATGTCGGTCCCGTCGGATCAAA TGCGATGAGACGCATCCAGTTTGTCGAAACTGTCAACGTGCAGGCATGGTCTGTCATTATACTGTGCAGAGCTCGCCAAACACAGGAGCAGCTCAGAGCATCCCCGGGCCGTTGTCACTTCCCGAGTCCCGTACATCTTTTGATATGCTGGACTTGACTCTGATGCACCACTACACAGCCGTGACATCTGTCTCGCTCTTCGgcgaggaacagaaggagCTCTGGCAGGCAGAGGTTCCGACGATGGCGTGTTCAAGCCCGCTGCTCATGCATGGGTTATTAGCCACTGCTGCCCTACACATGGCATTCTTCTGTAAAGACTCGCCGTCCGCATTTATAAACCGCGCATTGCATCACCATAGTCTTGGACTGGAACTGTTCAATGCTGAGATCTCGACCCTTTCGGCGGAAAATGGCAAGAGCCCTCTATTGTTCACGTTCGGTCTTATCTTGGTGATCTGGGCGTACGCATCTCCAACCCTCCCAAATGCCGTCACCACCACCGCAGACGAGTCAGACCTGGACACacttctctcttctctggacCTTGTCCGCGGCAATAAAATAATCTTTGAAATCTCCGCCGAGATCATACTCTCCCAACCAATTGGCCGCTTCTTGAAACCACTCGAAGAATTCGCCCGTCCACGCGCTCTCCCACAGCCGATACAGGCAGCGCTGACAGATCTACGCAAGAATGTTGATGACTTTGTCGAATCAATGGCAATTGACCAGCTCGAGCGGTATCTACTAGATACAGTCTCTACCTCTGCCAATGACATGCGCCGACCTCTTGGCTGGCCAGCCCTGGCCGAGGCACCCTTCTGGGAACGCGTTCGCAAACATAGGCCCGCCGCGCTGCTGATCTTTATGCACTATGCCATAATTTTGGCCTACTATGAGCCGCGGACTTGGTGGATGCAGGGGTGGTCTGAAAGGCTGGTTGGCGCTGTCAACCATGTGCTGGTCAAGCAGGACAAGAACCGGCCTGACTGGGGCTTTTGTGCGGGGAGG CCTGAGCGCAACCGACGCACTGCCGCCGTGAAGCCTTCATCCGACTCGGTCGCTCCCCGGCTAATCCTACCGTGA
- a CDS encoding protein CYP68L1 (transcript_id=CADANIAT00003019), translating into MDSLSLSNSQSIAGVLALLLLSGIYVYLNSPSYPVVNGKRPWELRIIHAQKRFLSNARDLIDSGLARWPAFHLVTEAGYRLVLDPKYANEIRSHEALSFGKATAQDFHAGIHGFEPFEQGTRSDQIVSDVVRMKLTQSLGNVTKPLSDETAIALQKNWTDEADWHTIPVKKTVLDIVAQLSSKVFLGDQICRNPEWLRITVAYTVDSFLAAQALRMWPTFMRRLVAPFIPGVQKIRAELEEARRIILPVLEKRKAEKQTAIAAGKTPARYNDAMEWMEQCAKGRPYDAAVSQLSLSLGAIHTTSDMLTQVLYDICGHSDLVDELRQEVLTVIAAEGWQKTTLYKLKLMDSVLKESQRVKPIGIVKLSDGTVIPKNANLIVSSQRMWDESIYPSPDKFDPYRFLRLRETPGHETSAQFVSPSPDHMGFGFGKHSCPGRFFAANEIKIALCHILLKYDFRLTEEWRNPRPIASGAGLTAEPRATMEIRRRKEEIQL; encoded by the exons ATGGATAGCCTTTCGTTATCAAACTCCCAATCTATTGCTGGCGTGCTAGctctgttgctgctgagcggCATATATGTGTACCTGAACTCGCCCTCATACCCGGTTGTCAATGGGAAACGCCCATGGGAGCTCCGAATAATCCATGCGCAGAAGCGGTTCCTATCGAATGCGCGCGATCTAATCGATTCGGGTCTTGCGAGG TGGCCAGCCTTTCACCTTGTCACTGAGGCAGGATACAGACTTGTCCTGGACCCCAAGTATGCAAACGAAATTCGGAGTCATGAGGCACTGAGCTTTGGCAAGGCAACTGCACAAGACTTCCACGCCGGCATACACGGATTCGAGCCCTTTGAACAGGGAACCAGGTCGGACCAGATCGTTTCCGATGTGGTTAGGATGAAGTTGACCCAGAGTCTAG GGAATGTGACGAAGCCACTGTCTGATGAGACTGCGATTGCTCTTCAAAAGAACTGGACAGATGAAGCTG ACTGGCACACAATCCCTGTCAAGAAGACCgtcctcgatatcgtcgcCCAGTTATCGTCCAAGGTCTTCCTAGGTGACCAAATCTGCCGCAACCCCGAGTGGCTCCGGATCACGGTGGCCTATACGGTGGACTCGTTTCTAGCCGCACAAGCATTGCGCATGTGGCCAACCTTCATGCGACGCCTCGTCGCCCCATTTATCCCTGGTGTCCAGAAGATCCGCGCggagctcgaggaggccCGTCGTATCATTCTCCCTGTATTGGAAAAGCGCAAGGCAGAAAAACAAACTGCTATTGCGGCTGGCAAGACCCCAGCTCGGTACAACGACGCGATGGAATGGATGGAACAGTGTGCTAAGGGGCGTCCGTATGATGCGGCGGTGTCGCAGCTTTCTCTCTCACTGGGCGCTATCCATACCACATCCGACATGCTGACCCAGGTTCTCTACGACATTTGCGGACACAGCGATCTGGTCGATGAGCTCAGGCAGGAGGTTCTCACCGTCATTGCGGCGGAAGGATGGCAGAAGACGACTCTGTACAAACTGAAGTTGATGGATAGCGTTCTCAAGGAAAGCCAAAGGGTAAAACCCATCGGGATCG TCAAGCTTTCTGACGGCACTGTTATCCCCAAAAACGCCAACCTGATCGTTTCCTCGCAGCGGATGTGGGATGAGAGCATCTACCCCTCCCCAGACAAATTCGACCCTTACCGCTTCCTTAGATTGCGAGAGACGCCTGGTCATGAGACTTCGGCCCAGTTCGTCTCACCGTCGCCAGATCATATGGGCTTTGGGTTTGGCAAACACTCCTGTCCTggccgcttcttcgctgcGAACGAGATCAAGATCGCGCTCTGCCATATTCTGCTCAAGTATGACTTCCGACTGACGGAAGAATGGAGAAATCCGCGGCCGATTGCAAGTGGTGCAGGGTTGACTGCTGAGCCCAGAGCGACGATGGAGATTCgcaggagaaaagaggaaattCAGTTATAG
- a CDS encoding uncharacterized protein (transcript_id=CADANIAT00003021), whose protein sequence is MHRPPPWSLVLALVLLSPALSSEDINYDPATNYRPENVTGLDYYYYPWVGSYYNGTATFTISGLSIRSRSYDEDEDQELCTQLQNYTYTLSYPALLAITETEPEDERPENTNPVNVILSTSYSNFTKYFNDYMDSSNMQIRDEPWVFESIDVSRRMYGYETTDPNFNLSMVESTGADTPYRVTGSSSGEDNSLQGLQTNMSSCSKIEDWWGVTFYSGIVMPALQLTFDAHAASFMLASGAVMNTLGTSNSDDDMPQLAGRIAVEFLGRIDEARSDVLVSPGSEGEPRWLRTVGFGNNSANLDYSLESAASNPVTTGSALIGVLGVVGYLLL, encoded by the exons ATGCACAGACCCCCACCTTGGTCTCTCGTCCTCGCTCTTGTCCTCCTTTCCCCAGCCCTCAGCAGCGAGGACATAAACTATGATCCTGCCACAAACTACCGTCCAGAAAACGTCACCGGTCTTGATTACTACTACTATCCATGGGTTGGCTC TTACTACAACGGCACGGCAACATTCACAATCTCAGGCCTGTCCATCCGGTCAAGGTCctacgatgaagatgaagaccaAGAGCTTTGTACCCAGCTACAGAACTACACGTACACACTCTCCTATCCAGCTCTGCTGGCAATCACAGAGACGGAGCCTGAAGATGAACGGCCGGAAAACACAAACCCAGTAAATGTGATTTTGTCAACCTCATACAGCAATTTCACGAAATACTTTAATGATTACATGGACTCGAGCAATATGCAGATAAGGGACGAGCCGTGGGTCTTTGAAAGCATAGATGTTTC TCGCCGCATGTATGGATATGAAACTACCGATCCCAATTTCAATTTATCCATGGTTGAGTCCACCGGGGCTGATACGCCCTACCGCGTCACCGGATCATCCTCGGGTGAAGACAATTCTCTCCAAGGACTCCAGACGAATATGAGTTCCTGCAGCAAGATAGAGGATTGGTGGGGGGTGACATTCTACTCAGGGATCGTGATGCCGGCGCTGCAGCTAACGTTTGATGCGCACGCGGCGAGTTTCATGCTCGCGTCTGGTGCTGTGATGAATACATTGGGTACTAGCAATAGCGACGACGACATGCCGCAGCTGGCTGGTCGGATTGCGGTGGAGTTTCTGGGAAGGATAGACGAGGCAAGGTCAGATGTTTTGGTGTCTCCAGGGAGTGAGGGAGAACCCAGGTGGCTTCGGACAGTGGGCTTTGGGAACAACTCGGCGAATCTGGATTACAGTCTTGAGTCTGCGGCTTCGAACCCGGTAACGACTGGGAGTGCTTTAATTGGTGTGCTGGGAGTGGTGGGATACCTGCTTTTGTAG
- a CDS encoding serine hydrolase domain-containing protein (transcript_id=CADANIAT00003017): MAVQGHCDSSFNNVREVFAEHLRTGAEIGASVCLSINGETVIDLWGGYASAERTQPWARDTIAPVWSISKTITALATLLLIDRGQLHPDDPVAKYWPAFDTPDKRGVLVRHFLSHTSALPAWDPPIQASELFTNTALATEKLVAQEPWWEPGTASGYHLVSQGLLLGELVHRISGKPLPQFIADELAGPLNADFHLGLQNESEWGRIAIMEPPPPFPAGLLDKPPKPDNPMYISLRAMRGIRGLDGPASSTPEFRRCGIGSMGGLSNARGFNKILEIITNRGTVNGKQFLKPETVDLIFQTQAEGIDLVLGTPLKMGMGFGLSNGSLDWVPTGKICFWGGWGGSLAIMDLERGMTLTYAMNKMENGTLGNSNAEAYTRAVYEVIRRQGIGKASESANTNANL; encoded by the coding sequence ATGGCAGTCCAAGGCCACTGCGATTCTTCTTTTAACAACGTACGCGAAGTCTTCGCCGAGCATTTGAGGACTGGCGCTGAAATCGGAGCCTCAGTCTGCTTGTCAATAAATGGCGAAACTGTGATCGATCTCTGGGGCGGCTATGCCTCGGCCGAGCGTACCCAGCCCTGGGCTCGCGATACAATTGCACCTGTGTGGTCAATCAGTAAAACAATCACAGCCCTTGCAACTCTGCTCCTCATCGACCGCGGCCAACTGCACCCTGACGACCCTGTCGCCAAGTACTGGCCTGCCTTTGACACTCCGGATAAACGCGGGGTCCTCGTCCGGCACTTTCTCAGCCATACCTCAGCCCTTCCAGCGTGGGACCCGCCAATCCAGGCATCTGAGTTGTTCACAAACACTGCTCTTGCGACGGAGAAGCTCGTCGCCCAAGAGCCTTGGTGGGAGCCCGGCACCGCATCGGGATACCACCTCGTCTCTCAGGGCCTGTTACTCGGCGAGCTAGTGCACCGCATCTCCGGAAAACCACTCCCGCAATTTATCGCCGACGAGCTGGCCGGTCCACTCAATGCAGACTTCCACCTGGGCTTGCAGAACGAGAGCGAATGGGGCCGCATCGCCATAATGGAGCCTCCACCTCCATTTCCGGCTGGATTGCTTGACAAACCACCCAAACCAGACAACCCCATGTACATTTCCCTCCGTGCCATGCGCGGCATTCGCGGTCTCGACGGGCCCGCCAGCTCAACTCCTGAATTCCGGCGTTGCGGAATCGGCTCTATGGGCGGTCTGTCGAACGCACGGGGTTTCAACAAGATCCTGGAGATCATCACAAATCGCGGCACAGTCAACGGGAAGCAATTCCTCAAGCCTGAGACAGTCGATCTGATCTTCCAGACGCAGGCTGAAGGAATCGATCTCGTTCTCGGTACGCCATTGAAAATGGGCATGGGCTTTGGTCTCTCGAATGGCAGTCTCGACTGGGTCCCAACAGGAAAGATATGCTTCTGGGGAGGATGGGGCGGCTCACTTGCGATCATGGATCTGGAGAGGGGCATGACATTGACGTATGCGATGAACAAGATGGAAAACGGGACGCTGGGGAATTCGAATGCGGAGGCTTACACAAGGGCTGTTTACGAGGTTATTCGGAGACAGGGAATTGGGAAGGCAAGTGAGAGTGCGAACACGAACGCAAATCTGTAG
- a CDS encoding class I SAM-dependent methyltransferase (transcript_id=CADANIAT00003020) translates to MADTEKTFRSYTSDQGRNYAQNRLDYHQDLYNQIVEHHTSTGGKLDTLIDVGCGPGNVASNLSKHFVHTIGLDPSEGMIATARALNSSPAADSGKLRFEVSTAEDLGSNLSPPIADSSVDMIVAATAAHWFDMPAFWRSAARVLKSGGSVAIWGSANMRTSPGTPNAEAIQARIDQFEAEIRPYFLPGNELTRGLYKDLELPWTIEPAVDGFDEKAFFRKDWDTTEKFLALGAPEIDMDVFERMLGTMSPVTRWREDHPEATGEADVVRVFRRDIERLLREAGVGEGKEKVKGSAQGFLLIVKKT, encoded by the coding sequence ATGGCCGATACCGAGAAGACGTTTCGTTCCTACACATCAGACCAGGGCAGAAACTACGCCCAGAACCGGCTCGATTACCATCAGGACCTCTACAATCAGATCGTCGAGCACCACACATCGACCGGCGGCAAACTTGACACCTTGATCGACGTTGGCTGCGGTCCTGGAAATGTCGCGTCAAATCTCAGCAAGCATTTCGTTCACACAATAGGACTTGATCCGTCAGAGGGGATGATTGCCACCGCGCGCGCGCTCAACTCCAGTCCCGCCGCTGACAGTGGCAAGCTCCGCTTTGAGGTCTCCACGGCCGAAGATCTAGGCTCCAACCTCTCCCCGCCTATCGCCGACTCTTCAGTTGATATGATTGTCGCTGCGACAGCAGCGCACTGGTTCGACATGCCTGCCTTCTGGCGCAGCGCGGCTCGTGTCTTGAAATCAGGCGGGAGTGTTGCGATTTGGGGAAGCGCAAATATGCGCACGTCCCCCGGTACTCCAAATGCAGAGGCCATCCAGGCGCGGATCGACCAGTTCGAGGCCGAGATCCGGCCGTATTTTCTTCCTGGAAATGAACTTACCAGAGGCCTGTACAAGGACTTGGAGCTGCCGTGGACGATTGAGCCAGCCGTAGATGGATTCGATGAGAAGGCGTTCTTTAGGAAAGACTGGGATACCACTGAGAAGTTCCTGGCGCTGGGAGCGCCTGAAATTGATATGGATGTTTTTGAGCGGATGTTAGGGACTATGAGTCCTGTTACAAGGTGGAGGGAGGATCATCCGGAAGCAACAGGGGAGGCGGATGTTGTGCGGGTATTTAGGAGGGATATTGAGAGGTTATTGAGGGAGGCAGGCGTGGGggagggcaaggagaaggtgaaaggGTCTGCGCAGGGGTTCTTGCTTATTGTGAAGAAGACATAA
- a CDS encoding uncharacterized protein (transcript_id=CADANIAT00003022): protein MHTNTFISDVLYDAKKYILRNVNMGKSAYWTYLPNFILQQVKQRLS, encoded by the exons ATG CATACGAATACATTCATCTCAGATGTCCTATATGACGCAAAGAAATATATCCTTAGGAACGTTAACATGG GAAAGTCGGCCTACTGGACATACTTACCAAACTTTATCCTGCAGCAGGTTAAGCAAAGACTGTCGTAA